Proteins encoded together in one Flavobacterium keumense window:
- a CDS encoding co-chaperone GroES, producing the protein MGLNIKPLSDRVLIEPVAAETKTASGIFIPDTAKEKPQKGTVVAVGNGTKDHTMTVKIGDTVLYGKYAGTELKLEGKDYLIMREDDILAII; encoded by the coding sequence ATGGGATTAAACATTAAACCACTATCCGACCGAGTTCTTATTGAACCAGTCGCAGCAGAAACAAAAACTGCTTCAGGAATTTTTATTCCAGATACTGCTAAAGAAAAACCTCAAAAAGGAACCGTTGTTGCTGTAGGTAATGGAACAAAAGACCACACAATGACTGTGAAAATTGGAGACACTGTCTTGTACGGAAAGTATGCTGGTACCGAATTAAAATTAGAAGGTAAAGATTATTTAATTATGCGCGAAGATGATATTTTAGCAATTATCTAA
- a CDS encoding sigma-54 interaction domain-containing protein, with amino-acid sequence METVQSIKQRFEIIGNDSKLNRAIEKAIQVAPTDISVLVVGESGVGKESIPKIIHSLSHRKHGKYIAVNCGAIPEGTIDSELFGHEKGAFTGATNTREGYFEVANGGTIFLDEVGELPLTTQVRLLRVLENGEFIKVGSSQVQKTNVRIVAATNVNLFNAIEKGKFREDLYYRLSTVDISLPPLRERKEDIHLLFRKFAADFAHKYKMPPLKLDEHAIQLLQKFRWSGNIRQLRNVAEQLSVLETNRDINAVTLQSYLPAEGNNLPSIINDKKSESDFNTEREILYKVLFDMKSDLHDLKKLTLELMKNGSSKVQETNQGLIKKIYGSQEDDTAIDFEETPRTAIITTPANKTIYQEPEDNYLFAETIEAEEEILKLEQKEIEMIKRSLEKNKGKRKAAADELGISERTLYRKIKQFNL; translated from the coding sequence ATGGAAACAGTGCAATCAATAAAGCAACGATTTGAAATTATAGGAAATGACTCAAAACTAAATCGCGCTATTGAAAAAGCAATTCAAGTAGCTCCAACTGATATTTCAGTATTAGTAGTGGGTGAAAGTGGTGTCGGAAAAGAAAGTATTCCAAAAATAATCCATTCCCTTTCTCACAGAAAACACGGTAAATACATTGCTGTAAACTGTGGAGCCATACCTGAAGGAACTATTGATAGTGAGCTTTTCGGTCACGAAAAAGGAGCTTTTACAGGTGCCACAAATACACGTGAAGGCTATTTTGAAGTAGCCAATGGCGGAACCATATTTTTAGATGAAGTAGGCGAATTACCATTAACCACTCAAGTTCGTTTGTTGCGCGTTTTAGAAAATGGTGAGTTTATAAAAGTAGGTTCCTCACAAGTGCAAAAAACCAACGTTAGAATTGTTGCCGCGACTAATGTCAATTTATTTAATGCCATCGAAAAAGGAAAATTCAGAGAAGACTTGTACTATCGTTTGAGTACAGTAGACATTAGTTTACCTCCACTTCGTGAACGCAAAGAGGATATTCATTTATTATTCAGAAAATTTGCAGCTGATTTTGCTCACAAATACAAAATGCCTCCTTTAAAATTAGACGAACATGCAATACAATTATTGCAGAAATTTCGTTGGAGCGGTAATATAAGACAACTGCGTAATGTTGCCGAGCAACTTTCTGTTCTTGAAACCAACCGTGATATCAATGCAGTAACACTACAATCCTACCTACCTGCAGAAGGGAATAACTTACCATCTATAATAAACGACAAAAAAAGTGAAAGTGATTTCAATACCGAAAGAGAAATTTTATACAAAGTTCTTTTCGATATGAAAAGTGATTTACACGACCTTAAAAAATTAACTTTAGAATTGATGAAAAATGGAAGCTCTAAAGTTCAAGAAACCAATCAAGGTCTAATCAAAAAAATATACGGTTCTCAGGAAGACGACACCGCAATTGATTTTGAAGAAACTCCGCGAACTGCAATCATCACAACTCCTGCCAATAAAACAATTTATCAAGAGCCAGAAGACAATTATCTTTTTGCAGAAACCATTGAAGCCGAAGAAGAAATTCTAAAATTAGAGCAAAAAGAAATCGAAATGATTAAACGTTCGTTAGAAAAAAACAAAGGCAAACGCAAAGCCGCTGCAGACGAATTAGGCATCTCTGAACGAACATTATATCGAAAAATAAAACAATTTAATCTTTAA
- a CDS encoding LptE family protein, which yields MKKTYYIYIIIVLVLLSSSCSIYNFTGTGKIDAKTFQVNFFQNNAELIEPGIDRTFTLALQDLIQNQTNLNLVKNGADLTYEGEIIGYRISPMTATADQQASQNRLTIRVNVRFTNRKTEKDNFEKTFEFYHDYPATSQLNGSTLNKAISEIFERITQDIFNASLAKW from the coding sequence ATGAAAAAAACATACTACATATATATAATAATAGTACTTGTATTACTTAGTTCAAGTTGTTCGATTTATAATTTTACGGGTACAGGAAAAATTGATGCCAAAACATTTCAGGTTAATTTTTTTCAAAATAATGCTGAATTAATTGAACCTGGTATAGACCGTACCTTCACATTAGCACTACAAGATTTAATTCAAAATCAAACTAATTTGAACTTAGTTAAAAATGGAGCCGATTTAACTTATGAAGGAGAAATTATTGGGTACAGAATTAGCCCTATGACTGCAACTGCTGATCAACAAGCGTCTCAAAACCGTTTAACAATAAGGGTTAATGTACGATTCACTAATAGAAAAACTGAAAAAGATAATTTTGAAAAAACATTTGAATTTTATCATGACTATCCTGCCACATCACAACTTAACGGCAGTACATTGAATAAAGCGATAAGCGAAATATTTGAAAGGATTACTCAAGATATTTTTAATGCATCTTTAGCCAAATGGTAG
- a CDS encoding tetratricopeptide repeat protein, whose protein sequence is MNVTDYTFLINKPDAINEKQTESLGHILDEFPYFQSARALRLKGLYNQNSFKYNYALKVTAAHTTDRTVLFDFITSDTFTAIQKGYYDKKIAELLDINVIDSETITPEPIEKQIDSIESSIHFATEHAEINSKSVSDKLELGKPLDFSANERHSFQEWLQLSRIQPIVREKIGTESSAPLNEAQKKKLELIDKFIETNPKIPAIKTATASNINFDLNKEDHSMLMTETLAKVYLEQKKYQKAIQAYEILILKYPEKITFFADRISDIKILQQNNNNQ, encoded by the coding sequence ATGAACGTAACTGATTATACATTTTTAATTAACAAACCTGATGCTATCAACGAAAAGCAAACAGAATCTTTAGGTCATATTTTAGATGAGTTTCCGTATTTTCAAAGCGCAAGAGCCTTACGTTTAAAAGGTTTGTACAATCAAAATAGTTTCAAATACAATTATGCTTTAAAAGTTACCGCTGCTCACACAACAGATCGAACGGTTCTTTTTGACTTTATCACTTCGGATACTTTTACGGCAATCCAAAAAGGCTATTACGACAAAAAAATTGCAGAACTCCTTGATATTAATGTAATCGATAGCGAGACTATTACTCCTGAACCAATCGAAAAACAAATTGATTCGATCGAATCATCAATACATTTTGCTACTGAGCATGCAGAAATAAATTCTAAATCAGTATCCGACAAACTCGAATTAGGAAAACCTCTAGATTTTTCTGCAAATGAAAGGCATTCATTTCAAGAATGGTTGCAACTTTCAAGAATTCAACCTATAGTAAGAGAAAAAATAGGCACAGAATCTTCGGCTCCATTGAACGAAGCACAAAAGAAAAAATTAGAATTAATAGATAAATTTATAGAAACTAATCCTAAGATACCAGCTATCAAAACAGCAACCGCCTCTAACATAAATTTTGACTTAAACAAAGAGGATCATTCTATGTTAATGACAGAAACATTAGCCAAAGTTTACTTGGAACAAAAAAAATATCAAAAGGCAATTCAAGCTTATGAAATATTAATTTTGAAATATCCAGAAAAAATTACTTTCTTTGCAGACCGTATTTCGGATATTAAGATTTTACAACAAAATAACAATAATCAATAA
- the topA gene encoding type I DNA topoisomerase, giving the protein MAKNLVIVESPAKAKTIEKFLGSDFQVESSYGHIADLPSKEIGVDVENGFKPKYEVSADKKALVTKLKSLSKQAETVWLASDEDREGEAISWHLSEELKLDKQKTKRIVFHEITKSAILKAIENPREIDYNLVNAQQARRVLDRLVGYELSPVLWRKVKGGLSAGRVQSVSVRLIVEREREIQSFQPVASYSVTAEFVNESGKVVKAKLAKNFVTKKEAEDFLNQNIGTTYKVGELETKPTKKSPTAPFTTSTLQQEAARKLYLPVGITMQLAQRLYEAGLITYMRTDSVNLSKEAMDAAQAEIIKSYGKEFSKPRTFANKSKGAQEAHEAIRPTDMSRHTVNIDRDQARLYDLIWKRTLASQMSDAELERTNVKIEANNHSEVFTASGEVLLFEGFLKVYLEGNDEDEEEQEGMLPALKVNERLENNYITATERYSRPPARYTEASLVKKLEELGIGRPSTYAPTISTIINRNYVEKGNLEGQERKYHQLSLQSGKINEKVLKENTGSDKGKLVPTDIGTIVTDFLVKNFGAILEYNFTAKVEQDFDEIAEGNIEWATMMQEFYDKFHPNVKDVEANADRESGERILGIDPATGKPVLVRLGKFGPMAQIGEAEDEDKKFASLRPDQNISNVTLDEVLGLFLLPKNLGLYKGEEVEVSNGRYGPYVRHGSLFISLPKGEDPLDVTMDRAQELIDQKAQADAPIAVYKGLGVQKGVGRFGAFIKWDGLFINVSKKYDFDNLSQTDIEELIEDKLQKNIDKVVHNWPEEGIVVEKARWGRSVIIKGKIKIELNKDVDASKLTLKEVQELIEKKTPAKKTPAKKTTAKKK; this is encoded by the coding sequence ATGGCAAAGAATTTAGTTATAGTAGAATCACCTGCAAAGGCTAAAACAATCGAAAAATTTTTAGGAAGTGATTTTCAAGTGGAGTCCAGTTATGGACATATAGCAGATTTACCTTCTAAAGAAATTGGTGTAGATGTTGAAAATGGTTTCAAACCCAAATACGAAGTTTCTGCTGATAAAAAAGCATTAGTAACTAAACTTAAATCCCTATCAAAGCAAGCTGAAACGGTATGGTTGGCTTCCGATGAAGACCGTGAAGGAGAAGCGATATCTTGGCATTTGTCTGAAGAATTAAAACTTGATAAACAGAAAACGAAACGTATCGTTTTTCATGAAATCACCAAATCAGCAATTCTTAAAGCTATAGAAAATCCCCGCGAAATTGATTATAACTTGGTAAATGCACAACAAGCCCGTCGTGTATTAGATCGTTTAGTAGGATATGAGTTGTCACCTGTATTATGGAGAAAAGTGAAAGGAGGGCTTTCGGCAGGTCGTGTGCAATCAGTATCTGTTCGATTAATTGTAGAGCGGGAACGTGAAATACAGAGTTTTCAACCAGTTGCTAGTTATTCTGTTACAGCAGAGTTTGTGAATGAATCGGGTAAGGTTGTTAAAGCTAAATTGGCTAAAAATTTTGTTACTAAAAAAGAAGCAGAAGATTTTTTAAATCAAAATATAGGGACCACTTATAAAGTAGGAGAGTTAGAAACAAAACCTACTAAAAAATCGCCCACAGCACCATTTACCACCTCTACTTTGCAACAAGAAGCAGCTCGTAAATTGTATTTGCCGGTTGGAATTACCATGCAGTTAGCACAACGTTTGTATGAGGCAGGATTAATTACTTATATGAGAACGGATAGTGTCAACTTGTCTAAGGAAGCGATGGATGCTGCACAAGCTGAGATTATCAAATCCTATGGGAAAGAATTTTCTAAACCACGTACGTTTGCTAATAAAAGCAAAGGCGCTCAAGAAGCTCACGAGGCAATACGTCCTACAGACATGTCGCGTCACACAGTAAATATTGATAGAGATCAAGCACGTTTGTATGATTTGATTTGGAAAAGAACGTTGGCTTCGCAAATGAGTGATGCCGAGTTAGAACGTACCAATGTGAAAATCGAAGCCAATAACCATAGTGAAGTGTTTACGGCTTCGGGAGAAGTATTACTATTTGAAGGTTTCTTGAAAGTGTATTTGGAAGGTAATGATGAGGATGAAGAAGAACAAGAAGGAATGTTGCCAGCATTAAAAGTTAACGAACGATTAGAGAATAATTATATTACTGCAACAGAAAGATATTCAAGACCTCCAGCACGATATACGGAAGCTTCTTTAGTGAAAAAATTAGAAGAATTAGGTATAGGTCGTCCTTCAACGTATGCACCAACAATTTCTACTATTATCAACAGAAACTATGTTGAAAAAGGGAATCTTGAAGGGCAGGAAAGAAAATACCATCAACTTAGTTTACAGTCTGGTAAAATCAATGAGAAAGTATTAAAAGAAAATACGGGTTCTGATAAAGGTAAATTAGTACCAACAGATATTGGAACAATTGTTACTGATTTCTTGGTGAAAAACTTCGGAGCTATTTTAGAGTATAATTTCACAGCAAAAGTAGAACAAGATTTTGATGAAATTGCTGAAGGAAATATTGAATGGGCTACCATGATGCAGGAATTTTACGATAAGTTCCATCCGAATGTGAAAGATGTAGAAGCCAATGCAGATAGAGAGAGTGGAGAACGAATTTTAGGAATTGATCCAGCTACTGGTAAACCGGTTTTAGTTCGTTTAGGGAAATTTGGCCCTATGGCTCAAATTGGAGAAGCTGAAGATGAAGATAAGAAATTTGCAAGTCTAAGACCTGACCAAAATATTAGTAATGTTACTTTGGATGAGGTTTTGGGATTGTTTCTTTTACCTAAAAATTTAGGTCTATATAAAGGAGAGGAAGTAGAAGTAAGTAATGGACGATATGGACCTTATGTAAGACATGGTTCTTTGTTTATCTCATTACCAAAAGGAGAGGATCCTTTGGATGTAACCATGGATAGAGCTCAAGAATTAATTGATCAAAAAGCACAAGCCGATGCGCCAATTGCCGTTTACAAAGGGTTAGGTGTGCAAAAAGGCGTGGGGCGTTTTGGTGCTTTTATAAAATGGGATGGTCTTTTTATCAATGTGAGTAAAAAATACGATTTTGATAACTTATCTCAAACTGATATTGAAGAATTGATTGAAGATAAATTGCAAAAAAATATTGATAAGGTAGTACATAACTGGCCTGAAGAAGGAATAGTTGTAGAAAAAGCACGCTGGGGGCGCTCCGTAATTATTAAAGGTAAAATCAAAATTGAATTGAATAAAGATGTTGATGCGAGTAAATTGACATTGAAAGAAGTTCAAGAACTGATTGAAAAGAAAACACCCGCAAAGAAGACACCTGCTAAAAAAACGACTGCTAAAAAGAAATAA
- the miaB gene encoding tRNA (N6-isopentenyl adenosine(37)-C2)-methylthiotransferase MiaB: MEKIIEESKQGETLVLENKKENTKKLFIESYGCAMNFSDSEIVASILSENGFNTTQTLEEADLVLVNTCSIRDKAEQTIRKRLEKYNAVKRTNPKMKVGVLGCMAERLKSQFLEEEKIVDLVVGPDAYKDLPNLLAEVEEGRDAINVILSKEETYGDIAPVRLNSNGVSAFVSITRGCDNMCTFCVVPFTRGRERSREPQSILKEIQDLWNNGFKEITLLGQNVDSYLWYGGGLKKDFENASEIQKATAVSFDQLLETVANTFPKMRIRFSTSNPQDMHEEVLHVIAKYPNICKHIHLPVQSGSNRILTKMNRLHTREEYMRLIDKINTIIPGCAITQDLIAGFPTETEQDHQDTLSLMEYVKYDFGYMYAYSERPGTLAGRKMEDDVPEATKLRRLQEIVDLQRVHSGIRTEAFLGKTVEVLIEKSSKKSPNDWAGRNSQNIMVVFPKENYAVGEFVNVTITNCTSGTLIGKAVGYSEMN, translated from the coding sequence ATGGAAAAGATCATAGAAGAAAGCAAGCAAGGTGAAACCCTTGTTCTAGAAAACAAAAAAGAAAACACAAAAAAACTCTTTATAGAGAGTTATGGTTGCGCCATGAATTTTTCAGATAGTGAAATTGTTGCATCCATATTATCTGAAAATGGCTTTAACACTACTCAAACTCTTGAAGAAGCCGATTTAGTCTTGGTAAATACTTGTTCCATTCGAGACAAAGCGGAACAAACCATACGAAAACGTTTGGAAAAATACAATGCTGTAAAACGGACTAACCCTAAAATGAAAGTAGGTGTTTTAGGCTGTATGGCTGAACGTTTAAAAAGCCAATTCTTAGAAGAAGAAAAAATAGTAGATCTAGTAGTAGGCCCAGACGCTTACAAAGATTTACCCAATTTACTAGCCGAAGTTGAAGAAGGTAGAGACGCCATTAATGTTATCCTATCAAAAGAAGAAACCTATGGAGATATTGCTCCTGTTCGGTTGAATTCAAATGGTGTCTCTGCGTTTGTATCTATAACTCGAGGTTGCGACAATATGTGTACCTTTTGCGTGGTTCCCTTTACGCGTGGCCGAGAACGCAGCCGAGAACCACAAAGTATTCTAAAAGAAATTCAAGATTTGTGGAACAATGGTTTTAAAGAAATAACATTATTAGGACAAAATGTAGACAGTTACTTGTGGTATGGTGGAGGACTAAAAAAAGACTTTGAAAACGCTAGCGAAATACAAAAAGCAACGGCGGTTAGCTTTGATCAACTTTTAGAAACTGTAGCTAATACTTTCCCTAAAATGAGAATTCGCTTCTCTACGTCTAATCCACAAGATATGCATGAAGAAGTATTGCATGTTATTGCAAAATACCCTAATATTTGCAAACATATCCACCTACCTGTTCAATCAGGAAGCAATCGAATTTTAACTAAAATGAACCGTTTGCACACCCGAGAAGAATACATGAGATTGATTGACAAAATTAATACGATTATTCCTGGATGCGCAATTACCCAAGATCTCATTGCGGGATTCCCGACTGAGACTGAACAAGATCATCAAGATACTTTATCACTAATGGAATATGTAAAATATGATTTTGGATACATGTATGCGTACTCGGAACGACCTGGAACACTAGCTGGTCGTAAAATGGAAGATGATGTTCCTGAGGCAACAAAATTAAGACGTCTTCAAGAAATAGTTGATTTACAACGCGTTCATAGTGGAATTCGAACAGAAGCATTTTTAGGAAAAACGGTTGAAGTATTAATAGAAAAATCATCTAAAAAATCCCCTAACGATTGGGCTGGTAGAAACTCGCAAAATATTATGGTAGTTTTTCCTAAAGAAAATTATGCAGTTGGAGAATTTGTTAATGTTACAATTACTAATTGCACCAGCGGAACTTTAATAGGAAAAGCGGTGGGATATTCTGAAATGAATTAA
- the secG gene encoding preprotein translocase subunit SecG, translated as MSTFSIFLVLITIVCFLLVVVIMVQNPKGGGLSSSIGGTQMLGGVQKTTDFLDKSTWTLGTILIVLILLSSLSFTGSLSDTDSKIIEKSEVPAAATPTTPTTPANK; from the coding sequence ATGAGTACATTTTCAATTTTCTTAGTTTTAATTACAATAGTTTGCTTTCTATTGGTAGTAGTAATTATGGTTCAAAATCCAAAAGGCGGAGGTTTGTCTTCTTCTATTGGGGGAACTCAAATGTTAGGTGGGGTTCAAAAAACTACAGACTTTTTAGACAAGAGCACATGGACATTAGGAACCATTTTGATTGTACTTATTTTGCTTTCAAGCTTGAGCTTTACAGGTTCATTAAGTGATACTGATTCTAAGATTATTGAAAAATCAGAAGTCCCTGCAGCAGCGACTCCAACTACTCCTACTACTCCAGCGAATAAATAA
- the groL gene encoding chaperonin GroEL (60 kDa chaperone family; promotes refolding of misfolded polypeptides especially under stressful conditions; forms two stacked rings of heptamers to form a barrel-shaped 14mer; ends can be capped by GroES; misfolded proteins enter the barrel where they are refolded when GroES binds), producing MAKDIKFDIEARDGLKRGVDALANAVKVTLGPKGRNVIIGKAFGGPNVTKDGVTVAKEIELQDPLENMGAQMVKEVASKTNDLAGDGTTTATVLAQAIVKEGLKNVAAGANPMDLKRGIDKAVDAIVEDLSKQAKVVGNNSEKIKQIASISANNDEVIGELIASAFGKVGKEGVITVEEAKGTDTFVDVVEGMQFDRGYLSPYFVTNPEKMEAELDSPYILLYDKKVSSLKELLPVLEPVAQSGKPLLIIAEDVDGEALSTLVVNKLRGALKIAAVKAPGFGDRRKAMLEDIAILTGGTVISEERGYTLENTTIDMLGTAKRVTIDKDNTTIVSGAGDADTIKNRVNQIKGQMETTTSDYDKEKLQERLAKLAGGVAVLYVGAASEVEMKEKKDRVDDALHATRAAVEEGIVAGGGVALLRAKTVLSKIKADNADEATGIQIVSRAVEAPLRTIVENAGLEGSVVVAKVAEGKGDFGYNAKTDAYVDMLKAGIIDPKKVTRVALENAASVSGMILTTECALIDIKEESAPSPMGGGMPGMM from the coding sequence ATGGCAAAAGATATAAAATTTGATATTGAAGCACGTGACGGATTAAAACGTGGAGTAGATGCATTAGCTAATGCAGTAAAAGTAACTTTAGGACCTAAAGGACGTAATGTTATTATTGGAAAAGCTTTTGGCGGACCTAACGTAACTAAAGATGGAGTTACTGTAGCTAAAGAAATCGAATTACAAGATCCATTAGAAAATATGGGAGCGCAAATGGTGAAAGAAGTAGCTTCTAAAACTAATGATTTAGCTGGAGACGGAACTACAACTGCGACTGTTTTAGCACAAGCCATCGTAAAAGAAGGTTTGAAAAACGTAGCGGCTGGAGCCAATCCAATGGATTTAAAAAGAGGTATCGACAAAGCGGTTGATGCTATTGTTGAAGACTTATCTAAACAAGCTAAAGTAGTTGGAAATAATTCTGAAAAAATCAAACAAATTGCCTCTATCTCTGCTAACAATGATGAAGTAATTGGTGAATTAATCGCTAGTGCTTTCGGAAAAGTAGGTAAAGAAGGTGTAATTACTGTGGAGGAAGCTAAAGGAACGGATACATTTGTTGACGTTGTTGAAGGTATGCAATTTGACAGAGGGTATCTTTCTCCTTATTTTGTAACCAATCCAGAAAAAATGGAAGCTGAATTAGACAGTCCTTACATTTTATTATACGATAAAAAAGTATCTTCATTAAAAGAATTATTACCAGTATTAGAGCCAGTTGCACAATCAGGGAAACCATTATTGATTATTGCTGAAGATGTAGATGGTGAAGCTTTATCTACTTTAGTAGTAAACAAACTGCGTGGAGCTTTGAAAATTGCAGCTGTTAAAGCACCTGGTTTTGGAGACAGAAGAAAAGCCATGTTAGAGGATATTGCCATCTTGACTGGTGGAACAGTAATCTCTGAAGAAAGAGGATACACTTTGGAGAACACAACAATCGATATGTTGGGTACTGCAAAAAGAGTAACTATTGACAAAGACAACACTACCATTGTTAGTGGTGCTGGTGATGCGGATACAATCAAAAACCGTGTCAACCAAATCAAAGGTCAAATGGAAACTACTACTTCTGACTATGATAAAGAAAAACTACAAGAGCGTTTAGCTAAATTAGCTGGAGGTGTAGCCGTATTATATGTTGGCGCTGCTTCTGAAGTTGAAATGAAAGAGAAAAAAGACCGTGTAGATGATGCCCTTCACGCTACTCGTGCTGCTGTTGAAGAAGGAATTGTAGCAGGAGGTGGTGTTGCATTATTAAGAGCAAAAACAGTTTTAAGCAAAATTAAAGCGGATAATGCTGACGAAGCAACTGGAATCCAAATCGTATCTCGTGCTGTAGAAGCTCCTTTGAGAACTATTGTTGAAAATGCTGGTTTAGAAGGTTCTGTAGTAGTTGCAAAGGTGGCTGAAGGAAAAGGTGATTTTGGTTACAATGCAAAAACGGATGCTTATGTAGACATGTTAAAAGCAGGAATCATTGACCCTAAAAAAGTAACTCGTGTGGCCTTAGAAAACGCTGCTTCAGTTTCTGGAATGATCTTGACAACAGAATGTGCTTTAATTGACATTAAAGAAGAATCTGCCCCAAGTCCAATGGGTGGAGGTATGCCAGGAATGATGTAA
- a CDS encoding formimidoylglutamase, which translates to MEFDFLSPLDTEILEYIDGLSSQQLGSKVVLHTPKAFPEVSMVTLGIIGVLENRGNKNGNPEIDLDAVRREFYSLYPGNWDVSIADFGNIIAGNSIEDTYFALKKVASHLIKNKILPIVIGGSQDLTFALYRAYDDLEQMVNLVAIDSKFDFGKESDPISASSYLTKIVIEEPNNLFNYCNIGYQTYYNSQEEIDLIEKLFFDAYRLGEVANTIAIAEPVFRDADLVSVDMNSVKTSDSGNFANFIPNGFNGKEICALSRYAGISDKVTSFGVFNHNDTPQEAVLVAQIIWYFIEGYHYRSNEYPFGSRENYLKYIVPSEDEELIFYKSDKTDRWWIEIPFITNGNNKLKRNTLLPCSYEEYLTACNQELPERWWKAQRKNSI; encoded by the coding sequence ATGGAATTTGATTTTCTTTCTCCTTTAGATACTGAAATCCTTGAATATATTGACGGATTGTCTTCTCAACAATTGGGGAGTAAGGTGGTTTTGCATACCCCAAAGGCATTTCCAGAGGTAAGTATGGTAACTCTTGGGATTATTGGAGTGTTAGAAAATAGAGGTAATAAAAACGGTAATCCTGAGATTGATTTGGATGCTGTTCGAAGAGAATTTTATAGCTTGTATCCAGGGAATTGGGATGTGTCAATTGCTGATTTTGGCAATATAATAGCTGGAAATTCTATTGAAGATACTTATTTTGCATTAAAGAAGGTAGCTTCGCACTTGATTAAAAATAAAATACTTCCAATTGTTATAGGAGGCTCGCAAGATTTAACATTTGCGCTTTACAGAGCGTATGATGACTTGGAACAAATGGTCAATTTGGTGGCGATAGACAGTAAATTTGATTTTGGAAAAGAGAGTGATCCTATTTCTGCATCATCTTATCTAACAAAGATAGTGATTGAAGAGCCTAATAATTTGTTCAATTATTGCAATATTGGGTATCAAACCTATTATAATTCGCAAGAAGAAATCGATTTGATAGAAAAATTATTTTTTGATGCCTATCGATTAGGAGAAGTTGCTAATACGATAGCGATTGCTGAGCCTGTTTTTAGAGATGCGGATTTGGTTAGTGTTGATATGAATTCGGTAAAGACCTCTGACTCTGGTAATTTCGCTAATTTTATTCCTAATGGATTTAACGGTAAAGAAATTTGTGCTTTATCAAGATATGCAGGAATAAGTGATAAGGTTACTTCTTTTGGGGTATTCAATCATAATGACACACCTCAAGAAGCGGTTTTGGTAGCCCAAATCATTTGGTATTTCATAGAGGGGTATCATTACCGGTCAAATGAATATCCTTTTGGAAGTAGAGAGAATTATTTAAAGTATATAGTTCCTTCAGAAGACGAAGAATTGATTTTTTATAAAAGTGATAAAACGGACCGCTGGTGGATAGAAATTCCTTTTATAACTAATGGTAATAATAAATTAAAAAGAAACACGTTATTACCCTGTTCGTATGAAGAATATCTTACAGCATGTAATCAAGAATTACCCGAAAGATGGTGGAAAGCACAGCGCAAAAACAGTATTTAA